The Streptomyces cynarae genome contains a region encoding:
- a CDS encoding LysR family transcriptional regulator, whose amino-acid sequence MDERQLRILRELGELGSVTAVAEALLVTPSAISQQLRLLQRSIPVPLTERHGRRLVLTDAGQALAGAAVEVETALARARGAVEEFVGKADGEVSVAAFHSAGSAFFPPLLRAFNGPGSPRLALADEDVPQEDFPRLTREYDLVLAHRLDHAPPWPGTVTVTTLLREPLDVALPVGHPLAGKRRLTPRDVADEPWITVHDGFPVMATIEAIAAAAGRRLRLVHRINEFAVVAEAVAAGGGIALMPRWTMRPHPALVLRPIDGVQARRHIDALCRPERTARTAVRTVLAELRRAAGTIKDGDAGEPAPATA is encoded by the coding sequence ATGGACGAACGTCAGTTGCGGATTCTGCGGGAGCTGGGCGAACTCGGCAGTGTCACCGCGGTCGCCGAGGCGCTGCTGGTGACGCCGTCGGCAATCTCCCAGCAACTGCGGCTGCTGCAGCGATCGATCCCGGTGCCGCTGACCGAGCGGCACGGGCGGCGGCTGGTGCTCACCGACGCCGGGCAGGCGCTCGCCGGCGCGGCGGTGGAGGTGGAGACGGCGCTGGCGCGGGCCCGGGGCGCCGTCGAGGAATTCGTCGGGAAAGCGGACGGCGAGGTGTCGGTCGCGGCGTTCCACAGCGCCGGTTCGGCGTTCTTCCCACCGCTGCTGCGGGCCTTCAACGGACCCGGTTCGCCCCGGCTGGCGCTCGCCGACGAGGACGTGCCGCAAGAGGACTTCCCCCGGCTGACGAGGGAGTACGACCTCGTGCTCGCCCACCGCCTCGATCACGCCCCGCCGTGGCCGGGCACGGTGACCGTCACCACCCTGCTGCGCGAACCGCTCGACGTGGCGCTGCCCGTCGGCCATCCGCTGGCCGGCAAGCGGCGGCTCACCCCGCGGGATGTGGCCGACGAGCCGTGGATCACCGTGCACGACGGGTTCCCCGTCATGGCCACCATCGAGGCCATCGCCGCCGCGGCCGGGCGCCGGCTGCGGCTGGTCCATCGCATCAACGAGTTCGCGGTGGTCGCGGAGGCCGTGGCCGCAGGGGGCGGTATCGCCCTGATGCCGCGCTGGACGATGCGTCCGCACCCGGCGCTGGTCCTCCGACCGATCGACGGCGTCCAGGCCAGGCGGCACATCGACGCCCTGTGCCGCCCCGAACGCACGGCCCGCACAGCGGTCCGCACGGTGCTGGCCGAACTGCGCCGCGCCGCAGGGACGATCAAGGACGGGGACGCGGGGGAGCCGGCGCCGGCCACGGCTTGA
- a CDS encoding phosphotransferase enzyme family protein: protein MDEMRARDVLDAAGVLPGAARDARLLALGENAVFAVGDLVVKVGRDAELLDRARRELDIAVWLAGADVPAVRAARPEPLLVDGHPVTVWHRLPDPVRPAEPRDLAELLRIVHALPSPAFTLPPRDLLGGVERWLRLAGDAIDPADAAYLRERRDGFAAAAAALSPHLAPGPIHGDALPRNVHIGPDGPVLVDLETFSADLREHDLVVMALSRDRYGLPAEAYDSFTAAYGWDVRAWEGCSVLRGARETASCAWVAQHAPSNPKALAEFERRVASLRDGDETVRWYPF, encoded by the coding sequence ATGGACGAGATGCGGGCGCGGGATGTGCTGGACGCGGCGGGGGTACTGCCGGGTGCGGCGCGGGACGCTCGGCTCCTCGCCCTGGGTGAGAACGCGGTGTTCGCCGTCGGGGATCTGGTGGTCAAAGTGGGCCGCGACGCCGAGTTGCTGGACCGGGCGCGGCGGGAGCTCGACATCGCCGTCTGGCTGGCCGGGGCGGATGTCCCGGCGGTGCGGGCCGCCCGACCCGAACCCCTGCTCGTCGACGGGCATCCCGTGACCGTATGGCACCGGCTGCCCGATCCCGTACGCCCCGCCGAACCGCGCGACCTGGCCGAACTGCTGCGGATCGTGCACGCCCTCCCCTCCCCCGCCTTCACCCTGCCGCCCCGTGATCTGCTGGGCGGGGTGGAACGCTGGCTTCGGCTCGCGGGCGACGCGATCGACCCTGCGGACGCGGCGTATCTGCGCGAGCGCCGTGACGGGTTCGCCGCCGCGGCGGCCGCGCTCTCCCCGCATCTGGCGCCCGGACCGATCCACGGCGACGCGCTGCCGCGCAATGTGCACATCGGCCCGGACGGCCCGGTCCTGGTCGACCTGGAGACCTTCTCCGCCGATCTGCGCGAGCACGACCTGGTGGTCATGGCGCTTTCCCGTGACCGCTACGGTCTTCCCGCCGAGGCGTACGACTCCTTCACCGCCGCCTACGGCTGGGACGTACGCGCATGGGAGGGCTGCTCGGTGCTGCGCGGTGCCCGGGAGACGGCCAGCTGCGCCTGGGTCGCCCAGCACGCGCCGAGCAACCCCAAGGCCCTCGCCGAGTTCGAGCGCCGGGTGGCGTCGTTGCGGGACGGGGACGAGACGGTGCGCTGGTATCCGTTCTGA
- a CDS encoding MMPL family transporter, producing the protein MGNGDTRVRGIAARAGGWSARHRWAAVGIWVLFVVLAMAVGSAAGRVDIKDSDELKGETHTAAKIIEDAGIKQPAGESVLIQAKDGTTTATDPRFRAAVTAVVRAVDGTGRVTDVTSPYDTKTISKDGRSALVQFDMRGDADTAGDRVEPVLKAVAGVQKDHPQLRIEEIGAASMRKTFSDAFGNDFKQAEYSAVPVALGILLIAFGALVAALLPVALAITAIMATMGLMGIVSHLQAMNDTANSVMLLVGMAVGVDYCLFYLRREREERAAGRDAGTALRIAAATSGRAVIVSGVTVCVAMAGMLFTGLATFEAMGLASLMVVAVAMVGSVTVLPALLSLLGKRVEKGRIPFLHPDKRRARTGRSADEGSRLWSAVLKVVLARPAVSLVVAAGALLAIAAPALGMKTQNLTLDQEFGNKLPIVATYNRVNEAFPGGSEPAQVVVKAKDINAPEVKSAIAGFRTEAIASGASRGPVDVRLHDAQNVAVISVPLVGGSDLDKAGKNLELLRDKVRPDTLGKVEGVQAPITGQVAGSHDFNDQLVGSVVPVFAFVVVFAFLLMLLSFRSLTIAITSIVLNLLSVGAAYGILVAVFQHGWGASLVGAHGVGAIVTWLPLFLFVILFGLSMDYHVFVVSRIREARLRGRTTKDAITHGVVTTAGVVTSAAVIMVAVFAIFGTLSMQSMKQMGVGLAAAVLIDATVIRGVLLPAVMALLGERNWYLPKWLHRLPDLTHDETPAAVAPAARDENEPLGV; encoded by the coding sequence ATGGGGAACGGAGATACGCGGGTGCGGGGCATCGCCGCCCGGGCCGGCGGCTGGAGCGCTCGGCACCGATGGGCTGCCGTCGGCATCTGGGTGCTGTTCGTCGTGCTGGCCATGGCCGTCGGCTCGGCAGCCGGGCGCGTCGACATCAAGGACAGCGACGAACTGAAGGGCGAGACACACACCGCCGCGAAGATCATCGAGGACGCGGGGATCAAGCAGCCTGCCGGTGAGAGCGTGCTGATCCAGGCGAAGGACGGCACCACCACGGCCACCGACCCGCGGTTCCGCGCCGCCGTCACCGCGGTCGTGCGGGCCGTCGACGGCACCGGCCGGGTGACGGACGTGACCTCCCCGTACGACACGAAGACCATCTCCAAGGACGGCCGCAGCGCCCTGGTGCAGTTCGACATGCGCGGCGACGCGGACACCGCCGGTGACCGTGTCGAGCCCGTGCTCAAGGCCGTCGCCGGGGTCCAGAAGGACCACCCGCAGCTGCGGATCGAGGAGATCGGCGCCGCCAGCATGCGCAAGACGTTCTCCGACGCGTTCGGCAACGACTTCAAGCAGGCCGAGTACTCCGCGGTGCCGGTGGCGCTCGGCATCCTGCTGATCGCGTTCGGCGCGCTGGTCGCGGCGCTGCTGCCAGTGGCGCTCGCCATCACCGCGATCATGGCGACGATGGGCCTGATGGGCATCGTCAGCCATCTGCAGGCGATGAACGACACCGCCAACTCCGTGATGCTGCTGGTCGGCATGGCCGTCGGCGTCGACTACTGCCTGTTCTACCTGCGCCGCGAGCGGGAGGAGCGCGCGGCCGGACGCGATGCGGGCACCGCGCTGCGCATCGCCGCCGCGACCAGCGGGCGCGCCGTGATCGTCTCCGGTGTCACGGTGTGCGTGGCGATGGCGGGCATGCTGTTCACCGGACTCGCCACCTTCGAGGCGATGGGCCTGGCCTCGCTGATGGTGGTGGCGGTCGCCATGGTCGGCTCGGTGACCGTGCTGCCCGCGCTGCTGTCGCTGCTGGGCAAGCGCGTCGAGAAGGGCCGTATCCCGTTCCTGCACCCGGACAAGCGGCGCGCGCGGACCGGTCGCAGCGCCGACGAGGGCAGCCGGCTGTGGAGTGCCGTCCTGAAGGTGGTCCTCGCCCGGCCCGCCGTCTCCCTGGTGGTCGCGGCCGGTGCGCTGCTCGCGATCGCAGCGCCCGCACTCGGCATGAAGACCCAGAACCTCACCCTGGACCAGGAGTTCGGGAACAAGCTGCCCATCGTGGCCACCTACAACCGGGTCAACGAGGCCTTCCCCGGCGGTTCCGAGCCGGCCCAGGTCGTCGTCAAGGCGAAGGACATCAACGCGCCCGAGGTGAAGTCCGCGATCGCCGGCTTCCGCACGGAGGCGATCGCATCGGGCGCCTCGCGCGGCCCGGTCGACGTCAGACTGCACGACGCGCAGAACGTGGCCGTGATCTCCGTGCCGCTCGTCGGCGGCTCCGACCTGGACAAGGCGGGCAAGAACCTGGAGCTGCTGCGCGACAAGGTACGGCCCGACACGCTCGGCAAGGTGGAGGGCGTGCAGGCGCCGATCACGGGTCAGGTCGCGGGCTCGCACGACTTCAACGACCAACTCGTCGGCTCGGTGGTCCCGGTCTTCGCGTTCGTCGTGGTCTTCGCCTTCCTGCTGATGCTCCTGTCGTTCCGCTCGCTGACGATCGCGATCACCTCGATCGTCCTGAACCTGCTCTCGGTCGGTGCGGCCTACGGCATCCTGGTCGCCGTCTTCCAGCACGGCTGGGGCGCGTCGCTGGTGGGCGCGCACGGTGTGGGCGCCATCGTCACCTGGCTGCCGCTGTTCCTCTTCGTCATCCTGTTCGGCCTGTCGATGGACTACCACGTGTTCGTGGTGTCCCGGATCCGCGAGGCCCGTCTGCGGGGCAGGACCACGAAGGACGCGATCACGCACGGTGTGGTGACCACGGCCGGGGTCGTCACCAGCGCCGCGGTCATCATGGTCGCCGTCTTCGCGATCTTCGGCACGCTGTCCATGCAGTCCATGAAGCAGATGGGCGTGGGCCTGGCCGCCGCGGTCCTCATCGACGCGACCGTCATCCGGGGCGTGCTGCTCCCGGCGGTGATGGCGCTGCTGGGTGAGCGCAACTGGTACCTGCCGAAGTGGCTGCACCGGCTGCCGGACCTCACGCACGACGAGACACCGGCGGCGGTGGCACCGGCGGCGCGGGACGAGAACGAGCCACTGGGGGTCTGA
- a CDS encoding DUF1697 domain-containing protein — protein MTTTYAALLRGINVGGNRKLPMAGLRELLTGLGHTGVATYLQSGNAVFTADHGDEDSLAAELEEAIEKDFGFRVDVLVRDHAYLKAVREACPFPADELEGRQLHVTYFSGPVEAERFAEIDPAAYLPEEFRLGGRELYLYVPDGLGRSKLAEQLSRPRLNKGLIATTRNWNTVVKLEELTRA, from the coding sequence ATGACGACGACGTACGCGGCGCTGCTGCGGGGGATCAACGTGGGCGGCAACCGGAAGCTGCCGATGGCGGGCCTGCGGGAGCTGCTGACCGGGCTCGGTCACACCGGGGTGGCCACGTATCTGCAGAGCGGCAACGCGGTCTTCACCGCCGACCACGGTGACGAGGACTCCCTGGCGGCGGAACTCGAGGAGGCGATCGAGAAGGACTTCGGCTTCCGGGTCGACGTGCTCGTACGCGACCACGCGTACCTGAAGGCCGTACGCGAGGCCTGCCCGTTCCCGGCCGACGAGCTGGAGGGCAGGCAGCTGCACGTCACGTACTTCTCGGGGCCGGTGGAGGCCGAACGGTTCGCGGAGATCGACCCGGCCGCGTACCTGCCGGAGGAGTTCCGGCTCGGCGGCCGCGAGCTCTACCTCTACGTCCCCGACGGTCTCGGCCGGTCCAAGCTCGCCGAACAGCTGTCGAGGCCCCGGCTGAACAAGGGGCTGATCGCCACCACCCGCAACTGGAACACGGTCGTCAAACTCGAGGAGCTGACCCGTGCCTGA
- a CDS encoding nuclear transport factor 2 family protein, whose product MPEQGPAVEEAIERELRLLDPQFSRSPEQVGALLHPDFHEFGVSGRHWDRASVIEMLASTTDAGARPSVTSPITGVQLAPDLVHLTFDTENDGRHAHRSSLWRRTEDGWQLYFHQGTPFAPGTK is encoded by the coding sequence GTGCCTGAGCAGGGCCCGGCCGTCGAGGAGGCGATCGAGCGCGAACTGCGTCTCCTGGACCCGCAGTTCAGCCGCTCGCCCGAACAGGTCGGGGCGCTGCTGCACCCCGACTTCCACGAGTTCGGCGTCTCCGGGCGGCACTGGGACCGGGCCTCCGTCATCGAGATGCTGGCCTCGACGACCGATGCGGGGGCGCGGCCGTCCGTCACCTCCCCCATCACGGGCGTCCAGCTCGCCCCGGACCTGGTGCACCTCACCTTCGACACGGAGAACGACGGCCGTCACGCGCACCGCAGTTCGCTGTGGCGGCGTACCGAGGACGGCTGGCAGCTGTACTTCCACCAGGGGACGCCGTTCGCCCCCGGGACGAAGTGA
- a CDS encoding ketopantoate reductase family protein, with amino-acid sequence MRYIIIGAGAVGGAVGARLAEVGHEVVLVARGAQYTALREHGLRFLAPDGEHTHRLPVVDGPSALGELRTDDVLVLAVKTQDSEVALDTWGPAPVRGGGTAAEQLPLVCAQNGVESQRLALRRFRHVYGVCVWLPSTFVEPGVVSAAGTPLTGILHLGRYPHGTDDTARRIAADLEKARFEAPVVPDVTRWQYAKLLSNLANAVEAVSGPLTGQAAESLYARVRAEGEAVLQAAGIPYASGAEQKEMRGDKVHLVPLAGAQRGGGSSWQSLTRGTGTIEADHLNGEIVLLGRLHGVPTPLNELLQRLATTFARERRAPGSLPVAELVRLADEAVAHAAG; translated from the coding sequence ATGCGCTACATCATCATCGGAGCAGGGGCCGTCGGCGGAGCGGTCGGGGCCCGGCTCGCCGAGGTCGGCCACGAGGTGGTCCTGGTCGCGCGGGGTGCGCAGTACACGGCGCTGCGCGAGCACGGACTGCGCTTCCTCGCCCCGGACGGCGAGCACACCCACCGGCTGCCGGTCGTCGACGGGCCTTCGGCGCTGGGTGAGTTGCGCACGGACGACGTCCTCGTGCTGGCCGTCAAGACCCAGGACAGCGAGGTGGCGCTGGACACCTGGGGCCCGGCTCCGGTGCGGGGCGGCGGTACGGCCGCCGAGCAGCTCCCGCTGGTGTGCGCGCAGAACGGCGTGGAGAGCCAGCGGCTCGCCCTGCGCCGCTTCCGCCATGTCTACGGCGTCTGCGTGTGGCTCCCGTCCACCTTCGTCGAACCGGGCGTCGTCTCCGCCGCCGGCACCCCGCTCACCGGCATCCTGCACCTCGGCCGGTATCCGCACGGCACCGACGACACCGCCCGCCGGATCGCCGCAGACCTGGAGAAGGCCCGGTTCGAGGCCCCGGTCGTGCCGGACGTGACGCGCTGGCAGTACGCCAAGCTGCTGAGCAACCTCGCCAACGCCGTGGAGGCGGTCAGCGGGCCGCTCACCGGACAGGCGGCGGAGTCGCTGTACGCGCGGGTGCGGGCCGAGGGCGAGGCGGTGCTCCAGGCGGCCGGCATCCCGTACGCGAGCGGCGCGGAGCAGAAGGAGATGCGCGGCGACAAGGTGCACCTGGTGCCGCTCGCGGGGGCCCAGCGCGGTGGCGGTTCCTCCTGGCAGTCCCTCACCCGAGGCACCGGCACCATCGAGGCCGACCACCTCAACGGCGAGATCGTCCTCCTGGGCCGGCTGCACGGTGTGCCGACCCCGCTCAACGAACTGCTGCAACGGCTCGCCACCACGTTCGCGCGGGAGCGCCGGGCGCCCGGGTCGCTGCCGGTCGCGGAGCTGGTGCGACTCGCCGACGAGGCCGTGGCGCACGCCGCCGGGTAG
- a CDS encoding GH1 family beta-glucosidase has protein sequence MTIDLAALPEDFLWGTATSAYQIEGAVAEDGRSPSIWDTFSHTPGKIDNGDHGDVACDHYHRWREDIGLMRRLGTNAYRLSIAWPRVVPGGDGAVNAKGLDFYDALIDGLLEAGITPSVTLYHWDLPQVLQDRGGWPVRDTAHHLASYAAVVAERLGDRVRHWTTLNEPLCSAWIGHLEGRMAPGLTDLTAAVRASYHLLLGHGLAAQAIRAAAPGAQVGIVNNLSTVHAATDRPEDLDAARRMDGHTNRWWLDPVHGRGFPADMREVYGVELPEQPGDSETIAQPLDWLGLNYYMPATVADDPTGLAPRVRPVPRLGVPRTGMDWEVDASGMERLLLRLTHDYGARKLYVTENGSAYPDVVRPDGTIHDPERTEYLEQHLAACASAVRQGAPLAGYFAWSLLDNFEWAYGYDKRFGLVHVDYKTQKRTVKGSGRRYADIIRTHAERGRSAA, from the coding sequence GTGACCATCGACCTCGCCGCACTCCCCGAGGACTTCCTGTGGGGCACGGCCACGTCGGCCTACCAGATCGAGGGGGCCGTCGCCGAGGACGGCCGCTCCCCCTCGATCTGGGACACGTTCTCGCACACTCCCGGCAAGATCGACAATGGTGACCACGGAGACGTCGCCTGCGACCACTACCACCGCTGGCGCGAGGACATCGGCCTGATGCGCCGACTCGGCACCAACGCCTACCGGCTGTCCATCGCCTGGCCGCGCGTGGTGCCGGGCGGCGACGGTGCGGTCAACGCCAAGGGGCTCGACTTCTACGACGCGTTGATCGACGGCCTGCTGGAGGCGGGCATCACTCCGTCCGTCACCCTGTACCACTGGGACCTGCCGCAGGTGCTCCAGGACCGGGGCGGCTGGCCGGTCCGCGACACCGCCCACCACCTCGCCTCGTACGCGGCGGTCGTCGCCGAACGCCTCGGCGACCGCGTCCGCCACTGGACCACGCTCAACGAGCCCCTGTGCTCCGCGTGGATCGGCCACCTGGAGGGCAGGATGGCCCCCGGCCTGACCGACCTCACGGCCGCCGTCCGCGCCTCCTACCACCTCCTCCTCGGTCACGGTCTGGCCGCGCAGGCGATCCGCGCGGCAGCGCCCGGCGCGCAGGTGGGCATCGTCAACAACCTCTCCACCGTCCACGCCGCCACCGACCGGCCGGAGGACCTCGACGCCGCCCGCCGCATGGACGGGCACACCAACCGCTGGTGGCTGGACCCGGTGCACGGCCGCGGCTTCCCGGCCGACATGCGAGAGGTGTACGGCGTCGAACTTCCCGAGCAGCCAGGCGACTCGGAAACCATCGCGCAGCCCCTCGACTGGCTGGGCCTCAACTACTACATGCCGGCCACCGTCGCCGACGACCCCACCGGGCTGGCCCCACGGGTCCGCCCGGTCCCCCGCCTCGGCGTGCCCCGCACCGGCATGGACTGGGAGGTCGACGCCTCCGGCATGGAGCGCCTCCTGCTCCGCCTGACCCACGACTACGGCGCCCGCAAGCTGTATGTCACCGAGAACGGCTCCGCCTACCCCGACGTCGTACGCCCCGATGGAACCATCCACGACCCCGAGCGCACGGAGTATCTGGAGCAGCACCTGGCGGCCTGCGCATCGGCAGTCCGTCAGGGCGCCCCGCTCGCGGGCTACTTCGCCTGGTCCCTGCTGGACAACTTCGAGTGGGCGTACGGCTACGACAAGCGCTTCGGGCTGGTGCACGTCGACTACAAGACGCAGAAGCGCACGGTGAAGGGCAGTGGGCGCCGGTACGCGGACATCATCCGGACGCATGCGGAAAGAGGCCGCAGCGCCGCTTGA
- a CDS encoding carbohydrate ABC transporter permease: MAPPRSFLWSKRIFLTLLTAFVLVPVYAMVSSSLKPLGDVSGKFRWLPSHLTIRPYIDIWSTIPLARYFVNSLTVAGAATVCSVVIAVFAAYAVSRYDFRGKRVFTVTVLSTQMFPGILFLLPLFLIYVNIGNATGIALFGSRGGLILTYLTFSLPFSIWMLIGYFDSVPRELDEAALVDGCGPLGALFRVVVPAAIPGIVAVAVYAFMTAWGEVLFASVMTNDNTRTLAVGLQGYSTLYNVYWNQIMAASLVVSLPVVAGFLLLQRYLVAGLTAGAVK, encoded by the coding sequence ATGGCTCCGCCCCGGTCCTTCCTCTGGTCCAAGCGGATCTTCCTCACCCTGCTCACCGCGTTCGTCCTGGTACCGGTCTACGCGATGGTCTCCAGCTCGCTGAAGCCCCTGGGCGACGTCTCCGGGAAATTCCGCTGGCTTCCGAGCCACCTGACCATCCGCCCGTACATCGACATCTGGTCGACGATCCCGCTCGCGCGGTACTTCGTGAACTCCCTGACCGTGGCGGGGGCGGCGACCGTCTGCTCGGTGGTGATCGCGGTGTTCGCGGCCTACGCGGTCAGCCGTTACGACTTCCGGGGCAAGCGCGTCTTCACCGTCACCGTGCTGTCCACCCAGATGTTCCCCGGCATCCTCTTCCTGCTGCCGCTGTTCCTCATCTACGTCAACATCGGCAACGCCACCGGCATCGCCCTGTTCGGCTCGCGCGGCGGACTCATCCTGACGTATCTCACCTTCTCGCTGCCGTTCTCGATCTGGATGCTGATCGGGTACTTCGACTCGGTGCCGCGCGAACTGGACGAGGCCGCGCTGGTGGACGGCTGCGGCCCGCTGGGGGCCCTGTTCAGGGTCGTCGTGCCGGCCGCGATCCCCGGCATCGTCGCGGTCGCCGTCTACGCCTTCATGACCGCCTGGGGCGAGGTGCTGTTCGCGTCGGTGATGACCAACGACAACACCCGCACGCTAGCCGTCGGCCTCCAGGGCTACTCCACCCTCTACAACGTCTACTGGAACCAGATCATGGCCGCCTCGCTCGTCGTCAGCCTCCCCGTGGTCGCCGGGTTCCTGCTCCTGCAGCGTTACCTCGTCGCCGGGCTCACCGCGGGAGCCGTCAAGTGA